The Candidatus Celerinatantimonas neptuna DNA segment ACGGTTTTGCTGAACGGCCATTGACCCTTTCTCCTAATTATCTTTTTTCAAACTTCGTAAAATAGCAAATGGATTGGGCTGCTTCTCTTCTTCCTGAACTTTAATTTCACCAAATGTTTGAACTACTTGCTGAATCCCACATGACTCTATTGAGTGCTTAGCAATCAAAGGTAAAGCCAATAAAAACTCATCTTCGATCAAACGATACAAGTGAAACTCATGGTTCTCATTAAGTTCAAGAGGCTCATAAGCCTCCGGCAATTCATCTGCCTGGTTATTCTGATCTACTGGAGAATACTGAAACTCAACAACCAACGGCTGAACTAATTCACCCCTACAGCGTTGACATTCCAATGTTACTTCAGTAACTGCCTTGCCTGTCATGACTACCAGCCCCTGAGGATCTATAGCAAATCGAATCCAGACTTCGGCATCCTTATTTATAGCTAAGGTAGATTCCGCTAATCGAGGCATCTGCTCTTTGAGTAGAATTCCTTCATAATCCAATCGGCGTTTAGCCGCCCGGAACGGTTCGACCTCAACTGGTAATTTAACCTTCTGCATAGGGCGCGCATGATATAGTTAGAGAGCTTGATAGTCAAAGGGTTTTAGCAAAAAACTATTTTTTCTCGTTCTCGCTTAACCATATAACAGAGTTTA contains these protein-coding regions:
- the yceD gene encoding Large ribosomal RNA subunit accumulation protein YceD, which encodes MQKVKLPVEVEPFRAAKRRLDYEGILLKEQMPRLAESTLAINKDAEVWIRFAIDPQGLVVMTGKAVTEVTLECQRCRGELVQPLVVEFQYSPVDQNNQADELPEAYEPLELNENHEFHLYRLIEDEFLLALPLIAKHSIESCGIQQVVQTFGEIKVQEEEKQPNPFAILRSLKKDN